Genomic window (Rosa chinensis cultivar Old Blush chromosome 6, RchiOBHm-V2, whole genome shotgun sequence):
ATGAATGCATGCTTGTTTCTCGATCAGTTGAATGGACCAAAACCAATCAGTCAACTGCTTATATATATTGTAAAACTGGCAGATCTAGACATGATTATAAATCAAGTTGGCTGAGTTCGTAACTCTAGCTAATACATATACGTAACTTAGCTCCCATCAATCAAGTGACAGATAGATCAAGTtcgagtcccccactccccctTTTCTCTTGAGTTGTATATATACTgtaaatacaaataaaataGAACTTTAAAGTCTAAAGGACTAGCTCCGAAGCTTTCTATCGAAagacgaaaaaagaaaaagagaaaacaaaaccaatacCAAAACCGAGTGCTCCCAACATGACTACAGTGTAAGACTTGAAAACCCTCACTAAATCATTCTTGTTCTGAGATGATGAGGGGCAATTCTTCAAAGGACCACCGCAGAGTCTCCTATTGTTTGCATAGCTGTCCGCTCCGGCTGCAAAGGTGGGGACTGGCCCAGACAGTTGATTGTTGGCCACGCTAAATACTTTAAGCCTACTGAGCCGACCAAGTTCTGGAGGAATCTGACCCGTCAACTTGTTGTTGTCAAGCTTAAGGACATTCAGGAAAGTACAGTTGGAGATTGTATTCGGAATTTCCCCTGAGAAGCTGTTGGATGAGAGATCAAGCGACATAACGTAAGGGATCAATTTATGAATATCACCGGGAATTGATCGACTGAGGCTGTTGCTCGAAAGATCTAAGCCTGTTAAGCTTGTACAATTCACTAAGCCGCGAGGAAACTGGCCTTTGAGTCCCAAATCCGCAAGCTTGATATTTAAAACTCTGCTCTCATAAGGGTGCCAACACTCGATTCCCTGAAAGTTACAGATGAAACCTTCCGTGGGATTGCTAAAATCCCATGAAGAGGTTAACATGTCTAAAGGGTCCTCCAGTGATGCTTTTATACTTCTCAAGCAGTTGATATCACTCTCGACACCAGAAATGAATCTACAACTAGGCAATAACAAGAAAACACCCGCAAGAAAAACATTGCAAAGATCTCGTCCAGTCAACAACATTGCGCGCTATTTAGCAAACACTAAGCTAGCAACAGAGAAAATTGCAATCAATATATCTACCCTAGTAATTATTATTATAACTCAGAGCTCAAGATCGACACACTGAATCCCCACACAACTAGGGTTGGATATATAGCGAACTACCATCAAAGATATACAACCCAAAGAAGGGGTTATTCCCTTTTCCACAAAGACTTCAAAGTCCGAACGGTTGACAAATCAAAGCACTCCCCTATTTCTTTGACCATACATCTTTCACTTTCGTCCATGCAGTACGTGGCCATAGTTCGTACTCTTCTGTTATTGACTTATTGGTGCCCCTgtttagggctgtcaatgggtcgtgtcgggttgggttcgtgtcgggtcaaggtatttatcgtgtttcaagatacaaacccaaacccaacccatttaataatcgtgtcaaaaatttaaacccaaacccaacccatttattaaacgggttacccgtttccaacccgcttaacccatttaataaataggttgtgttgtgtttgacaaaatgactcatttaagggttaacaatgcgaccatTTAACtcaaaaaatgcataaattgattaaatttgctaaaaactccacaagacgaagaatataaataattatatataattcataaataattaaatccaataattataaagaaaaatatttcaaattgtctaatcttatgatcaaatactcccaacgtctaaaatttcaggataaaatatagcataatcggggttatacgggttcacttcgtgttggcgggttgacccgtggccgacccatttattaaatgggtcatagcgggttgacccgtggctgacctgctttttaatcgtgcgggttcaacccgctttatttcgtgcgggtttcgagtcgtgttatcgggtcgtgtcggaattgacagccctaccccTGTTCAATAATTGTGTACTATTAATTGACGCGCCATAAAGTTAAAGGATGATTCGGGACGACTAGGAGGTTAAAAATAGACGGTGACTCGTCCACAGTTTTGGCTATATCAGGACTGAGCCAGTGTCTAAGCCGCTAGATAAACCCAAATAAGTTCGTATTGGATGTGCTAAGATCAAAATAACCAGTAACTCAACACCACTTAGACTCTTCGGAGGGCTTAATTATCCGAACAAAAAAAATGCAGCTATTTGCACACCAATTTACTAGATTACgacaaaattaatttttttttctttcttcatatttcttttttctttctatgtATTTCAATTTTGTCACATTCTATTCTCTCTAGCCCCGTACACAGGGATGTAACCATGTACAAGGCTACTTGTGGGCTATAGCCCAACTCAAATTTTTCCAACAAATGTTTATATACACTGAAATGTACCATAGTTACACGAGTTTCTCACAGACTAGTTGGTTAAAGTTTAGGTTTAACACTACTCACGTCATTGGTTCGATCACCAATAGAATAaggtttcttctattttttattccttttctttctttcttcttttactaatttttctttttctttttctttcatggGTCTATTCTTTTTTTACTAATTATACATCAAAATATTTTTGCCTTTATCTATTCTTTTTCATGATAGGATTGAGTATGGTAAATGCATGAGTtgtatttctctaaattcactTATTTACAATTGGTAcaattattgtaaatagataAAATGTGTACCACATAGGTATTAaaaataggggaaatgatcatttacataattttagcttaaaaattgcccacttacccaaacactctaagagattgcccacttacccaaacactctaaaagattatttccctattacccaattaagtatttttttattcttttttatttatttttgggacaattttccctctccttct
Coding sequences:
- the LOC112173467 gene encoding probably inactive leucine-rich repeat receptor-like protein kinase At5g48380, with translation MLLTGRDLCNVFLAGVFLLLPSCRFISGVESDINCLRSIKASLEDPLDMLTSSWDFSNPTEGFICNFQGIECWHPYESRVLNIKLADLGLKGQFPRGLVNCTSLTGLDLSSNSLSRSIPGDIHKLIPYVMSLDLSSNSFSGEIPNTISNCTFLNVLKLDNNKLTGQIPPELGRLSRLKVFSVANNQLSGPVPTFAAGADSYANNRRLCGGPLKNCPSSSQNKNDLVRVFKSYTVVMLGALGFGIGFVFSFSFFVFR